A genome region from Setaria italica strain Yugu1 chromosome III, Setaria_italica_v2.0, whole genome shotgun sequence includes the following:
- the LOC101766055 gene encoding uncharacterized protein LOC101766055, translated as MSKKGGRAKKAAGGGELSRFLDSHLQTINDTFQMMAEAVPGSLERTEWSEVVKLGDQVSRQATVAGMLWSGDLPNIDTLKENIVAYFNILQGFLLACHGSMVGAGPTLHKSICGSAKNVVDSSFLLFKHAVSAYESRSPDRNITIPQVTGTVWEACAALKKVPTSNCTAIGRAMTQIGVCLKDVLREMNELPISDSGDATAEKSSNGVADTTSCSDRDEILSDLDMDDDDDFTEEEIAVAKLIVTVVSDSLVVVKEAIRFVTGLLKSSGNKNGANEDKVEPMERLLGHCKEIADQVNDLGACVYPPQDASEMKLAVKRLYGGINGMRKEIGHLGGSPANAFAALEGFEKCLGSLEAELADDVVNEMENLTISH; from the exons atGTCGAAGAAAGGAGGACGAGCGAAGaaagcggcgggcggcggcgaactGTCCCGCTTCCTGGATTCGCATCTCCAGACCATCAACGACACCTTCCAG ATGATGGCGGAGGCGGTTCCGGGGAGCTTGGAGCGGACGGAGTGGTCTGAGGTCGTTAAGCTCGGCGACCAGGTCTCCAGGCAGGCCACCGTCG CTGGAATGCTCTGGAGTGGTGACTTGCCTAATATAGACACCTTGAAGGAGAACATTGTTGCGTATTTCAACATCCTACAAGGATTCCTCTTGGCTTGCCATGGAAGCATGGTCGGTGCTGGGCCTACTCTTCACAAATCCATCTGTGGTTCCGCAAAGAACGTGGTTGACTCTAGCTTCTTATTGTTCAAGCATGCTGTTTCTGCTTATG AATCTcgcagccctgatcggaacataACTATACCCCAGGTCACAGGAACTGTATGGGAAGCCTGTGCTGCTCTCAAGAAGGTGCCGACGTCGAACTGCACTGCCATAGGACGAGCCATGACGCAAATAGGTGTGTGTCTGAAGGATGTTCTCCGGGAGATGAACGAACTCCCTATCAGTGATTCTGGTGATGCTACTGCTGAAAAGTCTTCCAATGGTGTTGCTGACACCACGAGTTGTTCTGATAGAGATGAGATATTATCTGATCTTgatatggatgatgatgatgatttcaCTGAAGAGGAGATCGCTGTTGCCAAGTTGATTGTCACTGTGGTGTCTGATTCGCTGGTTGTAGTGAAAGAGGCAATTCGTTTTGTTACTGGTTTGCTCAAGAGCTCAGGTAACAAGAATGGGGCTAACGAGGACAAAGTTGAGCCAATGGAAAGATTGCTGGGCCATTGCAAGGAGATTGCCGACCAGGTCAATGATCTCGGGGCTTGCGTATATCCACCACAAGATGCATCTGAGATGAAGCTCGCTGTAAAAAGACTGTATGGTGGCATCAATGGGATGCGCAAGGAAATAGGACACCTTGGTGGCTCACCTGCTAATGCCTTTGCAGCCCTTGAAGGATTCGAGAAGTGCCTTGGATCTCTGGAGGCCGAGTTAGCTGATGATGTGGTGAACGAGATGGAAAATCTTACTATTAGCCATTAG